A region of Nostoc sp. 'Peltigera membranacea cyanobiont' N6 DNA encodes the following proteins:
- a CDS encoding helix-turn-helix domain-containing protein codes for MSIKWTDEELAIIEAKAEVYTIKQIASILKRRGYQRTPVAIYLKLNNLGYSARPTLDNYSCQEIAQVLQLNFSTVTRWVKRGWLKATRRSARHYQIRKWDLKQFFDNPPQSIKKRIAALDVEAINYLLGRQA; via the coding sequence GCAATTATTGAGGCGAAAGCTGAAGTCTATACAATCAAACAAATAGCTTCAATCCTAAAAAGGCGAGGATATCAACGTACACCAGTTGCAATTTACCTGAAGTTAAACAACTTAGGTTATTCAGCCCGTCCCACTCTTGATAATTATAGCTGCCAGGAAATTGCTCAAGTTCTTCAATTGAATTTCTCAACTGTTACAAGGTGGGTAAAAAGAGGATGGCTCAAAGCTACAAGACGCTCTGCCAGACATTACCAAATTCGGAAATGGGATTTAAAACAGTTTTTTGATAACCCACCACAATCAATAAAAAAACGCATTGCTGCCCTTGATGTTGAAGCGATTAATTACCTATTAGGGAGACAAGCATGA
- a CDS encoding DUF1392 domain-containing protein, protein MIDHINALQTSWYLSPPWGQTIPPVAVNLLERVFLRTTRTFGYCCGMQWKHECWIYSIDCRNEILHATQNQIIGTGELEAIKVQKPAFVLGERVILCSHDKGTKQRLVLGIALVHNSWFYLVELMSPTLIKTPTISNRFSLVGEKSLVRVNA, encoded by the coding sequence ATGATTGACCACATTAACGCACTTCAAACAAGTTGGTATCTCTCCCCACCTTGGGGACAAACAATTCCACCTGTCGCAGTTAATTTACTGGAGAGAGTTTTTCTCCGCACAACAAGAACATTTGGTTATTGCTGCGGTATGCAATGGAAACACGAGTGCTGGATTTATTCAATTGATTGCCGTAATGAAATACTCCACGCCACACAAAACCAAATCATCGGTACTGGAGAATTAGAAGCTATCAAGGTACAAAAACCTGCTTTCGTTTTGGGTGAAAGAGTAATCCTCTGTTCTCACGATAAGGGAACAAAACAACGGCTGGTTTTGGGGATTGCGCTGGTGCATAATTCTTGGTTTTACCTTGTTGAATTAATGTCACCAACGTTAATTAAGACACCAACTATATCGAATCGTTTCTCATTAGTTGGTGAAAAAAGTTTGGTACGCGTGAATGCTTGA
- a CDS encoding KilA-N domain-containing protein, with protein MLIHKWRDSDINQMPEVGQLGKYSIPKGYVNATQMCHANNKSWGHYKERKSTKAYWTALSNDIGIPISSLVIEVDGYGSSQGTWIHPEIAIDLAQWVSVEFRIWANRTLMKVMMSQEPVQQQSMTQVQLLAAIAKQLAEQEQHLLQQQQQQTEILHRLKAVEVEQDRVNTPCGHKYSVVGFANLQGLEISVKEAGTKGRKASALCRKQGIEIERIHDPRFGKVGLYPESVLIEVFCANQN; from the coding sequence ATGTTGATACACAAATGGCGTGACTCAGATATTAACCAAATGCCAGAAGTTGGGCAGCTAGGCAAATACAGCATACCCAAAGGCTACGTAAATGCAACTCAGATGTGCCATGCAAATAATAAGTCTTGGGGGCATTACAAAGAAAGGAAGTCCACAAAAGCTTACTGGACAGCACTTTCAAACGACATCGGAATCCCGATATCGTCTCTTGTCATCGAAGTTGATGGCTATGGCAGTTCTCAAGGTACTTGGATTCACCCAGAAATCGCCATTGATTTAGCTCAGTGGGTTTCTGTCGAGTTCCGCATCTGGGCTAACAGAACCTTAATGAAAGTGATGATGAGTCAAGAGCCTGTACAACAGCAGTCAATGACTCAAGTACAGTTACTTGCAGCGATCGCTAAACAACTGGCAGAGCAAGAACAGCATTTACTCCAACAACAACAGCAACAGACTGAAATTTTGCACCGTCTCAAAGCGGTTGAAGTTGAGCAAGACAGAGTAAATACCCCATGTGGTCACAAATATAGTGTTGTTGGGTTCGCCAATCTTCAAGGTTTAGAAATCTCGGTTAAAGAAGCGGGTACTAAAGGTCGAAAGGCAAGTGCATTGTGTCGGAAACAAGGAATAGAAATAGAACGAATTCATGACCCACGTTTTGGAAAAGTCGGTTTATATCCAGAGAGTGTGTTGATTGAGGTTTTCTGTGCCAACCAAAACTAA
- a CDS encoding alpha-ketoglutarate-dependent dioxygenase AlkB family protein has product MQQLNLFTESTPVLPITYYPDFLSQELANELYQHCLKLEWQQNQIRIMGKTMPVPRLEFIYGDYGCDYLYSNSVFLKPLTWTEKLAYLRDRITALTGYKFRIVIGNQYRSGQDSIGWHSDNEQSMGINPAIASVSLGSCRKFQIKPRNGKATDFWLEHGSLLVMHPGCQSTHLHQVPKTNKVVSTRINLTFRPHTGGGRSF; this is encoded by the coding sequence ATGCAACAACTGAATTTATTCACTGAATCAACCCCAGTTTTACCTATCACTTACTACCCCGATTTCTTAAGTCAGGAACTTGCAAACGAACTCTACCAACACTGCTTGAAACTGGAGTGGCAGCAGAACCAAATCAGGATCATGGGTAAAACAATGCCTGTCCCCCGCCTGGAGTTCATTTACGGGGACTACGGCTGCGATTATCTCTACTCCAACAGCGTATTTTTGAAACCCCTGACTTGGACAGAAAAACTCGCTTACTTGCGGGACAGAATCACTGCGCTAACTGGTTACAAATTCCGTATCGTCATCGGAAATCAGTACCGCAGTGGACAGGATTCGATTGGCTGGCACTCCGACAATGAGCAATCAATGGGTATAAATCCAGCTATCGCATCAGTCAGCTTGGGGTCATGTCGCAAATTCCAAATCAAACCGAGAAATGGTAAAGCAACGGATTTCTGGCTGGAACACGGCAGCTTACTTGTGATGCACCCAGGTTGTCAATCTACACATCTGCATCAGGTTCCCAAGACCAACAAAGTTGTTAGTACCCGTATCAATCTGACCTTCCGACCACATACCGGAGGTGGGAGATCATTCTGA
- a CDS encoding DUF3854 domain-containing protein — protein sequence MNFQTDSQALHLQEWLNSGVDEEIIALNVRSPSGTVPYEYLLYSPKISRRNDGRLRDRDLKKYQHIELGGWWCNGVDPLNNYALMMWGCFKPDHPRRDRQKIHKFIKYEHPFREETRAFFLLVPNRIWVKVSLRSGIPITEEDLQHPGGFWHWVWRHNVPVTIVEGVKKAGALLTTGYAAIAIPGVNAGYRTPQDEYGTPIGKPYLIPDLKHFATQGRQVNICFDQDNKPETVQRVRTEWH from the coding sequence ATGAATTTCCAAACCGATTCTCAAGCTCTACACTTACAAGAATGGTTAAATAGTGGCGTTGACGAAGAAATCATTGCTCTGAATGTGCGATCGCCCTCTGGCACCGTCCCCTACGAATACCTGCTCTACAGTCCCAAAATCTCCCGTCGCAATGATGGACGATTGCGCGATCGCGATTTGAAGAAATACCAGCACATTGAACTAGGCGGCTGGTGGTGCAATGGCGTTGACCCCCTCAACAACTACGCGCTAATGATGTGGGGCTGTTTCAAACCCGACCATCCCCGACGTGACCGCCAGAAGATCCACAAGTTCATCAAGTACGAACACCCATTCAGAGAAGAAACACGCGCTTTCTTCCTCTTAGTCCCGAATCGCATTTGGGTGAAAGTCTCCCTACGTAGCGGCATCCCCATCACCGAAGAAGATTTGCAGCATCCTGGCGGTTTCTGGCATTGGGTTTGGCGACACAACGTACCAGTGACAATCGTCGAGGGTGTCAAAAAAGCGGGAGCGTTACTAACTACTGGTTATGCTGCGATCGCTATTCCGGGAGTAAACGCTGGCTATCGCACACCCCAAGATGAGTACGGTACTCCTATTGGTAAACCATACCTCATCCCCGACTTGAAGCATTTCGCAACACAGGGGCGACAGGTCAACATTTGCTTTGACCAAGATAATAAGCCCGAAACTGTACAGCGAGTCAGAACCGAATGGCACTAA
- a CDS encoding WD40 domain-containing protein — protein sequence MSFSPGGQTVASASDDGTVKLWNAHIQERPTLAKIVSDAGDTEVTKVEWH from the coding sequence GTGAGTTTCAGTCCTGGTGGTCAGACAGTTGCCTCTGCCAGTGACGATGGCACAGTTAAACTTTGGAACGCGCATATTCAAGAACGCCCAACCCTTGCAAAAATCGTCTCAGATGCTGGTGATACTGAGGTAACTAAAGTCGAATGGCACTAA
- a CDS encoding WD40 repeat domain-containing protein: MKAGKELQKLRDKFQKLKQEAILEESEAAICKEIDAVKNQTVITLEQAVYGIRELNRLEGHTGPVESVCFSPDGQMIASAAWDNTVKLWSRDGKLLRTLHQDFKTPEGYSTMVLCVSFSSDSLIIAACGDNTVKLWNRNNGQYITTLTGHSGDINCICFSPDNQTIASVSRDNTVKLWNLNGQELKILIGHSKDVTRVNFSPDSKMIASASY, encoded by the coding sequence GTGAAAGCTGGAAAAGAATTACAAAAATTACGAGACAAATTTCAAAAATTAAAACAAGAAGCCATTTTAGAAGAAAGTGAAGCAGCAATTTGCAAAGAAATTGATGCCGTTAAAAATCAAACTGTAATTACCTTAGAACAAGCCGTTTACGGAATTAGAGAATTAAACCGATTGGAAGGGCATACTGGCCCAGTAGAGAGCGTCTGTTTTAGCCCTGATGGTCAAATGATTGCCTCTGCTGCTTGGGATAATACAGTTAAACTCTGGAGTCGTGACGGGAAGCTATTAAGAACCCTTCATCAGGATTTCAAAACCCCTGAAGGTTATAGCACTATGGTTTTGTGCGTTAGTTTTAGCTCCGATAGCCTGATTATTGCCGCCTGTGGGGATAATACAGTAAAACTTTGGAATCGAAACAATGGTCAATATATTACAACCTTGACTGGACATAGCGGAGATATCAATTGTATCTGTTTCAGTCCTGACAATCAGACCATTGCTTCGGTGAGTAGAGATAACACAGTAAAACTTTGGAATCTTAACGGACAAGAACTAAAAATCTTAATTGGGCATAGCAAAGATGTGACTAGGGTCAATTTCAGTCCCGATAGTAAGATGATTGCCTCTGCCAGTTATTAG
- a CDS encoding nSTAND1 domain-containing NTPase, producing MSKHNFHRNFAIIIGINNYQNSIRELITAVPDALKLAEIIQKQHENLKPQYQAQNKYEVQLILNQRASLSQLKQLIADFHQGQILLDSGKVTVTKDDRLLFYFAGHGIALGALENQEGPVGYLIPQDAGDSSTYLPMQELHDALNALPCRHMLAILDCCFAGAFRWACLNREIVPKFKVYKERYDRFISDRAWQVITSASDDQKALDSLGTRGIVTDGNEEHSPFAKALFDALLGKGADLNQDGIITATEIYSHLRDQVEILTETHYQRQTPSLCPLRKHDKGEFIFLSPDFDRDKLEDAPPLNLENNPYRGLSSYDEKDSNLFFGREEQIQKLYQKLVDNKQQLTLVLGASGTGKSSLVKAGLIPKLRKDDKIWRILPPFRPGESPWKSLNNVLESVKQPLIQAGTSSHLFTPAEESLGNWFKNNPQAKLLVVIDQFEELITLSKSEEAEKFQRLIKNILVKYPNNIHVVITLRLDFEAQFQTSVLNDFWNDNARFVVSPMSQNEFREAIEKPASQKVLYFDPPSLVDELINEVVQMPGALPLLSFTLSELYLKYLGDRTRDNRALTKKDYEELGRVVGSLTKRANQEYDQLAKENPAYQDTVRRVMLRMVSLQGGELARRQVPKSELVYSDQEENQRVQTVIKRFSEARLIVEGSNSEGEAYVEPAHDALVRGWDKLLAWRREKQGSIILQGQLTPAAVDWKNEQSAQFLWNNNPRLNLLKQVLNSNDSWLNKVEAEFVQQSIRQKNTDTTRSRWGIGIPVLLGTILVASATTFMWTILSDLANKPNVILFADPGQEIQGTTDFSYVYSYKTVKEFPAAVINQIVLGIPKNKPFCLFNEILSDGEKFEKGKSFNITAPKEPGVYYIKFFRDLEYGCDKPIHRWVNGEYKIPEQSNLGIVVVGNVFNFSIYPKIWSAYSKNVPSSFTQTGDEIERAGGYVSLTNFKLDKK from the coding sequence ATGTCTAAACATAATTTTCATCGTAATTTTGCTATTATTATCGGTATTAATAATTACCAAAATAGTATTAGAGAGTTAATAACCGCAGTTCCAGATGCTCTCAAGTTAGCTGAAATTATTCAAAAGCAACATGAAAATCTAAAACCGCAATATCAGGCACAAAATAAGTACGAAGTTCAATTAATTTTGAATCAGCGTGCTAGTCTTAGCCAGCTAAAACAATTAATTGCAGATTTCCATCAAGGTCAAATCTTATTAGATAGCGGTAAAGTTACAGTTACTAAAGACGATCGCCTCTTGTTCTATTTTGCTGGACATGGCATTGCTTTAGGTGCGCTAGAAAATCAAGAAGGGCCTGTAGGTTATCTAATTCCTCAAGATGCTGGAGATAGCAGTACCTACTTGCCGATGCAGGAATTGCATGATGCTTTGAATGCACTTCCCTGTCGGCACATGTTAGCAATTCTCGATTGCTGCTTTGCTGGAGCTTTCCGTTGGGCATGTCTCAATCGGGAAATTGTACCCAAGTTCAAAGTATATAAGGAACGCTACGACCGTTTTATTAGCGATCGCGCTTGGCAAGTTATTACTTCCGCATCTGACGACCAAAAAGCTTTAGATTCTTTGGGAACAAGAGGAATCGTCACAGACGGGAACGAAGAACATTCTCCCTTTGCCAAAGCTTTGTTTGATGCTTTGCTTGGGAAAGGTGCAGATTTGAATCAAGATGGTATTATCACCGCAACTGAAATTTACTCACATTTGCGCGATCAAGTGGAAATCCTTACAGAAACCCACTACCAGCGACAAACCCCTAGTTTGTGTCCACTGAGGAAACACGACAAAGGGGAATTTATCTTTCTCTCCCCTGATTTTGACCGAGATAAATTGGAAGATGCACCACCACTAAATTTAGAAAATAATCCGTATCGAGGATTATCTTCCTATGATGAAAAAGACAGTAATTTGTTTTTTGGTAGAGAAGAGCAAATTCAAAAGCTTTATCAGAAATTAGTTGATAACAAACAACAATTAACATTAGTCTTGGGTGCTTCGGGAACGGGTAAATCTAGTTTGGTGAAAGCTGGACTTATTCCTAAACTCAGGAAGGATGATAAAATCTGGCGTATCCTGCCTCCTTTTCGACCAGGGGAGTCTCCTTGGAAGTCATTGAATAACGTACTAGAATCGGTCAAGCAGCCTTTAATCCAAGCAGGAACATCTTCCCATTTATTCACCCCAGCCGAAGAAAGCTTGGGAAATTGGTTCAAGAATAATCCTCAAGCAAAGCTACTGGTGGTTATCGATCAGTTTGAAGAATTGATAACTTTATCTAAGAGTGAAGAAGCCGAGAAATTTCAGAGACTTATTAAAAATATACTTGTTAAATATCCTAACAACATCCATGTAGTTATTACCTTGCGACTCGATTTTGAAGCGCAGTTTCAAACCTCGGTACTCAACGACTTTTGGAATGATAATGCTCGATTTGTTGTTTCACCAATGAGCCAAAATGAATTCCGGGAAGCAATTGAGAAACCTGCATCACAAAAAGTTCTATATTTCGACCCTCCCAGCTTGGTAGACGAACTAATTAACGAAGTCGTACAAATGCCAGGTGCTTTACCTTTGCTTTCTTTCACCCTGAGTGAATTGTACCTGAAGTATTTAGGCGATCGCACTAGGGATAATCGGGCTTTAACCAAGAAAGATTACGAAGAGTTGGGAAGGGTGGTTGGTTCTTTAACCAAGCGTGCGAACCAGGAATACGATCAGTTAGCTAAAGAAAACCCTGCTTATCAAGATACGGTGCGGCGAGTAATGTTACGGATGGTTTCATTGCAAGGTGGGGAGTTAGCACGGCGACAAGTTCCTAAATCGGAACTTGTGTATTCTGATCAGGAAGAAAACCAGCGAGTGCAAACAGTCATCAAACGTTTCTCTGAAGCTCGTTTAATAGTTGAAGGTTCCAATTCCGAAGGTGAAGCTTATGTAGAGCCAGCCCATGATGCTTTGGTGCGCGGGTGGGATAAGTTACTGGCTTGGAGACGAGAGAAGCAAGGAAGTATAATTCTACAAGGGCAGCTAACGCCTGCTGCTGTTGATTGGAAAAATGAACAATCGGCACAATTTCTTTGGAATAATAACCCCCGCCTTAATCTATTAAAACAGGTACTCAACTCCAATGACAGCTGGCTCAACAAAGTAGAGGCTGAGTTTGTGCAACAAAGTATTAGGCAGAAAAATACAGACACAACACGTTCACGTTGGGGCATTGGAATCCCTGTGTTACTCGGCACAATACTTGTTGCCTCGGCAACCACATTTATGTGGACAATATTATCTGACTTGGCAAATAAACCAAATGTCATATTATTTGCTGATCCTGGCCAAGAGATTCAAGGAACTACAGACTTCTCATATGTGTATAGTTATAAGACTGTAAAAGAATTCCCTGCAGCAGTAATCAACCAAATTGTACTAGGTATACCTAAAAATAAACCGTTTTGTCTATTTAATGAAATACTTTCAGATGGGGAAAAATTCGAAAAGGGAAAGAGTTTCAATATAACTGCACCAAAAGAGCCAGGAGTCTATTATATTAAATTCTTCAGAGACTTAGAATACGGTTGTGATAAACCTATACATAGGTGGGTAAATGGAGAATATAAAATTCCTGAGCAATCAAATCTAGGAATTGTTGTAGTCGGGAATGTATTTAACTTTTCTATCTATCCAAAGATTTGGTCAGCCTACTCTAAAAATGTACCTAGTTCATTCACTCAAACTGGTGATGAAATTGAGCGTGCTGGTGGCTATGTTTCTTTAACAAACTTTAAGCTCGACAAAAAATAA
- a CDS encoding caspase family protein, with protein MPINSEAQAILEKLRQVDAKLNSPQVLFTIDHESDQRKKDAFNEARTKIAVQIRQLEDQKLSLLFASLQSNEASFHQGIDNLNSEIEAANNIAKITEAIDKVLSVVTAIVIPTRGIGSRKIYVLLVGIDNYPDPKHRLDGCVNDITAITEYLNERFDPQEYQLHLLKLQDEQATREAIINGFRNHLCQAQKDDVVLFYYSGHGSQELAPKEFWHIEPDHLDETLVCHDSRTENGWDLADKELAKLIAEVAEKEPHITIIMDCCHSGSGTKDPMQEAKERRFPADKRERPLDSFIFKLEDLEKLTDSRDRDPEKYPTGWKIPKGRHVLLAACRDYETAKEYPGKFRGYFSYYLLDTLTKTNGKLTYRDLFARTNAIVRSEGREQSPQLEVNHPQDSDKLFLDGAIAEVAPYFIVNHDKTSGWVIEGGVVHGVQPPKNGETTLFALFKFDANNDDLRDPSKSVGTAKVTQVLPTKSKIDIEGVENLATDSTFKAVVTSLPLPPLGVSIEGDEAGVNLACEQLNKAGLNGKPSAYVRESQEIGNADLRLLCYNDQYVIARPTDEHPIVAQIDGYTPDNAEKAIKRLEHIARWTTIAQLKNTAATQIKTGDVKMELIFKDEDLSQSQQMRLQYKSKDGKWQPPEFKLKLTNTTKKPFYCALVNLSDSFSISAPFFESGSIRLQQGESAYALDGEELILEVPDEYWKLGITEYKDIIKLIVSNDEFDARLLNQDKLDAPRPRSRNIESANQSSFERLMDRTQNREIRAKSSAVSFDDWYAEEITITTVRPLESTPVSQEQEQQLAGGVKLQPHPSLVANVRLTTTPQVSRDLGNKIVPPILRENPEVIRPFQFTISRGTDPGLSVLELSNVKDHEVVTPDAPLKLLVDGQLANNEYLLPVGYDGEFFLPLGRGKATGDAKIEIELERLPAPVSEGERSLEGSIRIFFQKVIGQGLGREFEYPILAVASVGEDKKVTYNQDENYVKQQIAQAKRIALYIHGIIGDTESLVSTIKQPVLQLDGQKSSISELYDVVLTFDYENLNTNIEQNAQHLKRRLKDVGLSENHGKQLHIIAHSMGGLVSRWFIEREGGNKVVQHLIMLGTPNAGSPWAVVEDWVKLTLGIALNSLATVAPPATVVGTLLGTLEKNIRVSLAQMNPGSEFLNSLAASDDPGIPYSIIAGNTSIIAAALEEQPQKKSSILKRLQQRLFNKVVELPFFGVPNDIAVKVDSIKSVPTARSHPPYIQEVPCDHMSYFLGEPTEVGLQALIAAITKQR; from the coding sequence ATGCCTATTAATTCCGAAGCTCAAGCGATTTTGGAGAAATTAAGACAAGTTGATGCGAAACTTAACTCTCCACAAGTTTTATTCACCATTGATCATGAAAGCGATCAACGTAAGAAAGATGCTTTTAACGAAGCGAGAACTAAAATCGCTGTTCAAATTCGACAACTAGAAGATCAGAAACTTTCTTTACTATTCGCAAGTCTACAATCAAATGAAGCTTCGTTCCACCAAGGAATAGATAACTTAAACAGTGAAATTGAAGCGGCTAATAATATAGCTAAAATTACAGAGGCAATTGATAAAGTCCTAAGTGTTGTCACTGCAATAGTGATTCCCACGAGAGGAATCGGAAGTCGGAAAATATACGTTTTACTGGTGGGAATCGACAACTATCCTGATCCTAAACATCGCCTCGATGGTTGTGTAAATGACATTACAGCCATAACCGAGTATTTAAACGAACGGTTTGACCCGCAAGAATACCAACTGCATTTACTCAAGCTTCAAGACGAACAAGCAACCCGTGAGGCAATTATTAACGGCTTCCGTAACCATCTTTGTCAAGCTCAAAAAGATGATGTAGTTTTGTTCTACTACAGTGGTCATGGTTCCCAGGAACTAGCACCGAAGGAATTTTGGCACATCGAACCAGACCATCTGGATGAAACTTTAGTCTGCCACGACAGCCGTACCGAGAACGGTTGGGATTTAGCAGATAAGGAGCTGGCGAAACTAATTGCAGAAGTTGCAGAAAAAGAACCGCATATAACCATCATTATGGATTGTTGTCATTCTGGTTCTGGCACGAAAGACCCCATGCAAGAAGCCAAAGAGCGTCGCTTTCCCGCCGATAAGCGAGAACGTCCCTTGGATAGCTTTATTTTTAAACTGGAAGATTTAGAGAAACTGACAGATTCTCGCGATCGCGATCCCGAAAAATACCCCACAGGTTGGAAGATTCCTAAAGGTCGTCATGTACTGCTAGCGGCTTGTCGAGACTACGAAACAGCCAAGGAATACCCAGGTAAGTTTAGAGGTTATTTCTCTTATTATTTACTGGATACACTCACCAAGACCAACGGAAAGCTGACATATCGGGATTTATTTGCCCGCACAAATGCTATTGTCCGTAGTGAAGGTAGAGAACAGTCTCCGCAATTGGAAGTGAATCATCCCCAAGATAGTGATAAGCTCTTTCTTGATGGAGCTATAGCTGAAGTTGCACCATACTTCATTGTCAACCATGACAAAACCTCTGGCTGGGTGATTGAAGGTGGTGTTGTCCACGGAGTGCAACCACCCAAAAATGGCGAAACTACTTTATTTGCATTGTTTAAATTTGATGCTAATAATGACGATTTGCGCGACCCCTCAAAGTCTGTAGGTACAGCCAAAGTAACTCAGGTATTGCCAACTAAGAGCAAAATCGATATTGAAGGGGTAGAAAACCTAGCTACTGATAGCACTTTTAAAGCAGTTGTCACCAGTTTACCCTTACCACCTTTAGGGGTTTCCATTGAAGGAGATGAAGCGGGTGTAAACTTAGCGTGTGAACAGCTAAACAAAGCCGGACTCAATGGTAAACCTTCAGCCTATGTCCGCGAATCACAAGAAATCGGCAACGCAGATTTGCGCTTGTTGTGTTACAATGACCAGTATGTAATAGCCAGACCCACAGATGAGCATCCTATAGTCGCTCAAATTGATGGTTACACCCCAGACAACGCAGAGAAGGCCATTAAACGCTTAGAACATATTGCCCGGTGGACAACAATTGCTCAACTGAAGAATACTGCGGCGACTCAGATTAAAACTGGTGATGTGAAGATGGAACTCATCTTTAAAGACGAGGATTTATCACAATCACAGCAGATGCGTTTGCAGTACAAGTCTAAGGACGGTAAGTGGCAACCCCCGGAATTTAAACTGAAACTTACTAATACAACTAAAAAGCCTTTTTACTGTGCTTTAGTCAACCTTTCAGATAGTTTTTCTATTAGCGCCCCATTTTTTGAATCTGGTAGTATCAGGCTGCAACAAGGAGAATCAGCTTATGCTTTAGATGGAGAAGAATTGATCCTCGAAGTCCCAGACGAGTATTGGAAGCTGGGAATTACCGAGTACAAAGACATCATTAAATTGATTGTCAGCAATGACGAATTTGATGCCAGATTGCTAAATCAAGATAAACTAGATGCACCTCGACCTAGATCAAGAAATATAGAATCTGCAAATCAAAGTAGTTTTGAAAGGTTAATGGATCGGACGCAAAATCGTGAAATCAGAGCCAAAAGTAGCGCAGTCAGCTTTGACGATTGGTACGCAGAGGAAATCACAATTACCACAGTCCGTCCCTTGGAATCTACCCCAGTTTCTCAGGAACAAGAACAACAATTAGCGGGAGGGGTGAAGTTACAACCCCATCCCAGCTTAGTAGCAAATGTTCGCCTTACAACTACACCACAAGTCAGCCGAGATTTAGGTAATAAAATTGTCCCCCCGATTTTACGAGAAAATCCAGAAGTTATTCGACCGTTCCAATTTACTATCAGTCGCGGTACAGATCCAGGATTAAGTGTACTGGAACTGAGCAACGTTAAAGACCACGAAGTTGTCACCCCAGATGCACCTTTAAAATTATTAGTTGATGGACAACTAGCAAACAATGAATACCTGCTTCCTGTGGGTTATGATGGGGAATTTTTCTTACCCTTAGGTCGTGGGAAAGCAACCGGAGATGCCAAAATCGAAATTGAGTTAGAAAGATTACCAGCCCCCGTTAGCGAGGGAGAACGTAGCCTGGAAGGTTCTATTCGCATCTTTTTTCAAAAAGTGATCGGCCAGGGTTTGGGACGGGAATTTGAATATCCGATTTTAGCAGTAGCCTCCGTCGGAGAGGATAAGAAAGTAACCTATAACCAGGATGAGAATTATGTTAAGCAGCAGATAGCCCAAGCAAAACGAATTGCCCTCTACATCCACGGGATTATCGGCGATACTGAAAGTTTAGTATCTACAATCAAACAACCTGTATTGCAACTGGATGGGCAAAAGTCTTCCATCAGCGAACTTTATGATGTAGTTCTCACTTTTGATTACGAAAATCTGAATACTAACATTGAGCAGAATGCCCAACATTTAAAACGACGACTAAAAGATGTAGGTTTATCAGAAAATCACGGGAAACAATTACACATTATTGCTCATTCAATGGGTGGTTTGGTATCTCGCTGGTTTATTGAACGAGAAGGAGGTAATAAAGTTGTCCAACACCTGATTATGTTGGGTACACCAAATGCAGGTTCTCCTTGGGCTGTGGTGGAAGATTGGGTAAAATTGACTCTGGGTATTGCACTCAACAGTCTTGCTACAGTTGCTCCCCCGGCAACAGTAGTAGGTACGTTGCTTGGTACATTAGAAAAAAATATTCGGGTGTCTCTAGCCCAAATGAACCCAGGTTCCGAATTTCTCAATTCTCTGGCTGCTAGTGATGACCCTGGTATTCCTTACTCAATTATTGCTGGTAATACCTCTATTATTGCCGCAGCATTAGAGGAACAACCACAGAAAAAGTCCAGTATCTTGAAACGGCTACAACAACGTTTATTTAATAAAGTGGTTGAATTACCGTTCTTCGGTGTGCCAAATGATATAGCTGTGAAGGTGGATAGTATCAAGAGTGTTCCTACCGCGCGATCGCATCCTCCCTACATTCAAGAAGTACCTTGCGACCACATGAGTTATTTCCTGGGCGAACCTACTGAAGTTGGGTTACAAGCTTTGATTGCAGCTATTACAAAGCAGAGATAA
- a CDS encoding IS4/Tn5 family transposase DNA-binding protein: protein MSIGYALSLGFGKALSEIFTNSTVLKRAYEFLPTQKWNFPE from the coding sequence ATGTCAATCGGGTATGCTCTAAGCCTGGGATTCGGTAAAGCACTGTCAGAAATATTTACCAACTCAACAGTACTCAAGAGAGCTTACGAGTTTTTGCCAACCCAAAAGTGGAATTTTCCAGAATGA